The DNA window AAAACGATGAGCACTTAGTACGAAATTACCCCCTTTTACTGGGTCTCCATTTTCAGGATGGCGATGCCATGCACCTTTTTCGAGTGCAGCTTCTGTTGTACCGGTCACTATCGCTACATCAACATTAATTTGTGGAATGTATAACCTATCGCCAGTCACAGGCGATGGTGCCTGTTCAAGTTTTTTCTGAGTCGCATCTGGGGCTCTCCCAGTTATCTGTTGAGACGTGAGAGATGGTGCAAACGAGAGCAGAAGAATATAGATACCACTCAAGAGGAGTACTAGAATGATAACTGAGGTGACAATACCTTTTATATGCATATTTTTGCTTCGTTCAATATAAAGCACTCGCTAGTCCTCCCGTCCAAATGACTGCTCAATATACCCTGTTCTCTTTTCTGCCCAGTGCATGACTGCCTGAGAGTAAATCCGATCACCCACATCAGCTACTTGTTCTTTTGTTACAACGTCCCACGCTTCTATTTCTGAATCCTGCAATACAACCTGCGCCAATACCGATGATTGAACGATAGTATGAAAAATAAACTGATATGTCTCGGCAATTTCACTTACGCGCGTAGCTACGGCTACAAACGAAACAAGTTCCGGGTCAATTGTTAGTCCTATCTCTTCACGAGTTTCACGAACTGCAGCTTGCTTTGGCGTTTCACCTGGATCAATGATTCCACCGGGAAATGTCCAATAGCGTTTGTAATGAGCTTTTTCGACAATCACTTGACCGTTTTCATTTTCAATAATAAGAGTCGCGCTTGAAACACGTTTCGGAAGCGTTTGAAGCCATTTCTGACGTTCCTGATCTGTGTAGGTGTGTTCCATAAATTTATTTTGCGAATTCGATTGCGCGGGTTTCTCTAATCACATTTACTTTTATGGTTCCAGGATATTGCATGGTTGATTCAATTTTTGTTGCGATATCACGCGCTAGTTTTATAGCAGATAAATCATCGATTGATTTTGGACTTACGATAACACGAACTTCACGTCCAGCACTAATAGCGTATGCCTTATCGATACCCTTAAAGCTTGTTGCAACGTTTTCAAGATCACGCATGCGCTCAACAAAATTCTCAGCACTAATATTACGAGCACCTGGGCGAGCAGCTGATAGCGCGTCGCAGACACGAACAACAAGTGCTTCAGGTGTTGTCGCCTCAATATCATCATGATGGGCTTCGATTGCGTGAACTATATCTTCACTCATACCATACTTACGAGCTAGTTCAGCACCAATATGATGATGCTTGCCTTCGACTTTATGAGTAACCGCTTTCCCGACATCATGAAGTAACGTTGCAATTTTCGTCACACGGACGTTTGCGCCAATTTCTTCAGCAATAAGACCAGCCATGTGTGCCATTTCAGTACTATGCATTAGAACATTCTGACCGTAACTCGTGCGATACTTTAATTCACCAAGAAGGTGCAGCATTTCTTTTGGAATACCTGTTACGCCAACTTCCCGGGCTGCATCTTCACCTGTGCGCATAATATCCTTATCGAGTTGCTTTTCAGCCTTATCAACTACTTCTTCGATTCGGCCAGGGTGAATACGTCCATCTTTCATGAGGTTCTCAAGACTAATACGTGCGATTTGACGACGAATTGGATCAAAGCTTGAGAGGATAATCATACCGGGTGTGTCATCAACAAGAATATCAACTCCTGTAGCCCGTTGCAGTGCCTGAATGTTACGACCTTCCTTACCGATAATTCGGCCTTTCATCTCTTCATCAAGTAACTTAACAGCGGTCACAGTTCTTTCAGCTGTCACCTCTGAACTCATACGTTCCATTGCGGTAACAAGTATAGTCTGCGCATTCTCCTCAGCATCTTGCATTGCATCGTGCTGAAGCTTTGAGACAAGTCCAACGAGATCGTCTTTTATATCACGTTCAGTCATCTGCATCAGCTTTTCAGCAGCATCAGATTTTTTAAGGCCAGCAATTTTTTCTAGCTTCTCTTGCTGCTTGACTCGTATATCTCTTATTTCGTTTTTAAGGTCTTCAACTTCGTCTTCTTGCTTACGTAGTTTTTCAGCACGTCGGTCAAGTTCATCAAGTTTTTTATCAAGACTAATTTCACGATCACCGAGTCGATTTTCCGTCTTTTTCCATTCACGGCGACGTTCGGTTTCATCTTCTTTTGCGCTACTGACTAATGCAACTGCTTCATCCTTTGCCTGTAGGACAATATCTCCTGCCTTACTCTTTGCATCTGAAACTATTTGATCAGCTCTGTGTTTATTACCCTGGCTTCTCCGCTTATCATAAGCATATGTTCCACTTACGCCAAAAATCACCCCTATTACAGCGGCTATAATACCTTCAATCATATCTGTTCCTTTCTTAGGCGAACTGCGTTTCAGTGCATCATCAAGAAAAAGTCGTTTATCGCAGTCGCACAGGTTGTTTCAAAAAGTTTCATAAGGCTCTTTTGTGTAAAAAGCTACCTATATAATAGCGCTTTTTGGACACACTCCGCAAGGCCCATCTACCTACTTACGAGGTGTCGTGATATGCGCTTCACTACCATAAAGAGGCGTGACGAGGACGTCATTTTCATTTTTTGAAAGCCGCATACATGCGAGGTCTTGCCATTCATCACCAGTAACTCCAACAATCGGAATAGATTCACTGTCGGCAATCGTATTAAGCACCGTGAGTCCAATACGTAAACCTGTAAAGCTACCGGGGCCTTTGAAAACTCCTATAGCCTTAATATCTTGGAATGTTTTTTTATTTTTTTGAAGCTGATCATTCAGATATCTAAGAAGATTATCCGCAAGAGTCCGATCAGCCTGCCACTCATCGTCGTATTGCCAATCCCCGTCGATGAGAGATAGTTTGCATAGCGGTGTTGATGTATCGAGTAATAAAATCATACTAATTTTTCAACCAGCATCTGACTTAATTCACCATGAGCGGTAATATTTAAATGTCGAACATGCTCCTCGGGTGAAGTTATATGTATACTTATGTGATCACTAGGTAGCACGCTCTTAACGACATCTGACCATTCAATAATAGTGACTGTTTTATTATCCATAACTGTTTCGGCTAGCTCATCGTGCATAATGCCAGCATTATGTAGTCGATAAAAATCATAATGGGCTAGACGTAGACCATTACGCGCATCGTAGACTCGACTAATCGTAAAACTTGGACTCTGAACGTCTTCTTCAATACCGAGGCCTGCTGCAATACCTTTCGTCAGAGTTGTCTTGCCAGCTCCAACATCACCAGTAAGATCGATGATTTCACCACCACTTAAGTGCCCGCCAATTACGGCACCAAAAGCTTTCATTGCTTCTTCATTATTAACTGCTGTTTGCATATCTTTGATCAATTATACCACTTCCCTGACAGAGGTGCTGCCAATCTCCAATCAGCTGGTACTTTTCTTATCAGTCGAGTACAATAGGCACAAGCAGTATGCGTATTTCAGATGTAACTATCGAAGAATTGTTGAAACGCAGTGGTGCAGCTACTGCAGAGCAACTAACAGGCCTCAAGCAAGAGGCCTCTCGTTCAAGACGCCCTATGCAAGATCTTGTCATTCAAGATCAACTGATGAAAGAAATTGACCTCGTCAAAGCATTTAGCGGGTATGCCGGCATACCTTTTGTAGAGATAGTCCCGAGTGATATTCCACAAGAAGTTCTTAACAAAATTCCTGAACGCATTGCAAGACAATATAACGCTATCCTCTTTAAGATCGACGACGACGGTAAGATGTATCTCGCCATGGATGACCCTGACGACATTCAGGCCGTCGACTTTATTGAAAAACAAATTGGTGAAAATACCGAGATATATATCGCAACTCACGATAACATTCTTTCATGCCTTGAAAACTATAGAGGTGATGTTAATGAAGAGTTAAAAGAGGTGATCGATGTACAGCGTGAGAATAGCGCTGAAAATCAAAAAGTTAGTGATGCTGAAATTGCCGAAGATTCACCAATCGCCCAGACTGTTAACTTACTCCTTGAATACGCTATTCGTTCAAGTGCAAGTGATATTCATATTGAACCCCGTGAGGAATATGTCCAAATTCGCTACCGTATTGATGGTGTTTTAAAAGAGGTTAACCGCCTACCGCGTAACGTTATTGGAGCACTTACTAGCCGCATAAAAATTCTTTCAAATCTTAAGATCGATGAAAGACGAGTCCCGCAAGATGGCCGTTTTAAAATAAAAGTCGGCGGCAAGCAATACGCACTCCGTGTTTCAACCCTTCCTATCGCTGATGGCGAGAAGGTAGTTATGCGTATTCTTGATGAAAGCAACCAAGCTGTTACACTTCGTGACCTAGGCTACTGGGGCAGATCACTCGATACGATTAGTGAAGCCATCACAGAACCAAATGGCATGGTGCTCGTAACTGGACCGACAGGTTCAGGTAAGTCAACGAGTCTTTTTAGTGTCCTGACTATGCTCAATACTCCAGATGTCAATATATCCACTATCGAAGACCCTGTTGAGTATAGGATTCCTGGAGTGAACCAAACCCAAACAAACGCTAAGGCAGGTATGACTTTTGCACTTGGGCTGCGAGCCCTACTCCGTCAAGACCCAAACATTATCATGGTCGGTGAGATCCGTGACGCAGAGACAGCTGACTTAGGTGTGCAAGCAGCACTTACGGGGCACTTGGTCTTTAGTACTCTTCACACAAACAATGCAGCGACATGTCTGCCGCGACTTCTTGATATGGGTATCGAACCATTCCTGATTGCGAGTACAGTAAAAGCTATCGTCGGCCAACGACTCGTCCGTCGACTCGGTCATGATACTAGAGTTAGCTACACTCCAAACGAAGAGGAAAAGACTGCGATTATTCGTTTATTTAACCTTAAAGATAATCAGGACTTCAAGTTCATTCACGAACTTGAGAAGCAAGCTGCTAGCCAAGGCATCGGAGGTGATGCGCCACTTAGTACCGATGAAAAAGGTATTAATACACTTTGGAAAGTAAAACCAAATGAAGATGATGATACAGGAGGAAATGGTTACAAAGGTCGAATGGGCATCTATGAGGTACTTGGTAACTCTATACCTATACAAAAGCTCATTGTTAGCAATGCGACAAGCAATCAAATTCAAGATCAAGCTATACTTGAGGGAATGATTACCATGCAAACAGATGGCCTTATTAAAGCTCTTCGCGGTGAGACGACCATCGAAGAGATTCTTAGGGTGACGAGAGAATAACCATGCCAACTTTCGCTTACGTAGCATATAATACTCAGAACAAATCAGTCTCAGGATCCGTTGAGGCTGCCGACCGAGCAAGCGTTCTCGCTGCACTCTCGAAGCAAGGTTTGCGACCAATAAGTGTTATTGAAGGCAGTAGTGCAAAAGCTAAATTTGCGATTGGCTCGTTACTTGGCGGCAACAAAGTCAAAAGTAATGATATTGTCATGTTTACGCGTCAGCTCAGTGCCATGGTTAGCGCAGGCGTACCACTGCTTCGATCACTATCATCACTTGCGGGTCACACAGAAAGTGCTCCACTTAAAAAACTACTTATGAGTGTCATTAAAGATGTTGAAGGTGGGGCAGCACTTGGTGACTCACTGGCAAAATTCCCAAATACCTTTTCAGACGTATACGTAAATATGGTACGTGCCGGCGAGGCAGCAGGTATTTTAGATGAAATTCTAAAACGCCTTGCGATTCAACAAGAGAAGAGTGCCACAATTCGAAAAAAAGTGAAAAGTGCTATGACTTATCCAACTG is part of the Candidatus Saccharimonadales bacterium genome and encodes:
- a CDS encoding ATPase, T2SS/T4P/T4SS family, giving the protein MRISDVTIEELLKRSGAATAEQLTGLKQEASRSRRPMQDLVIQDQLMKEIDLVKAFSGYAGIPFVEIVPSDIPQEVLNKIPERIARQYNAILFKIDDDGKMYLAMDDPDDIQAVDFIEKQIGENTEIYIATHDNILSCLENYRGDVNEELKEVIDVQRENSAENQKVSDAEIAEDSPIAQTVNLLLEYAIRSSASDIHIEPREEYVQIRYRIDGVLKEVNRLPRNVIGALTSRIKILSNLKIDERRVPQDGRFKIKVGGKQYALRVSTLPIADGEKVVMRILDESNQAVTLRDLGYWGRSLDTISEAITEPNGMVLVTGPTGSGKSTSLFSVLTMLNTPDVNISTIEDPVEYRIPGVNQTQTNAKAGMTFALGLRALLRQDPNIIMVGEIRDAETADLGVQAALTGHLVFSTLHTNNAATCLPRLLDMGIEPFLIASTVKAIVGQRLVRRLGHDTRVSYTPNEEEKTAIIRLFNLKDNQDFKFIHELEKQAASQGIGGDAPLSTDEKGINTLWKVKPNEDDDTGGNGYKGRMGIYEVLGNSIPIQKLIVSNATSNQIQDQAILEGMITMQTDGLIKALRGETTIEEILRVTRE
- the rny gene encoding ribonuclease Y, with amino-acid sequence MIEGIIAAVIGVIFGVSGTYAYDKRRSQGNKHRADQIVSDAKSKAGDIVLQAKDEAVALVSSAKEDETERRREWKKTENRLGDREISLDKKLDELDRRAEKLRKQEDEVEDLKNEIRDIRVKQQEKLEKIAGLKKSDAAEKLMQMTERDIKDDLVGLVSKLQHDAMQDAEENAQTILVTAMERMSSEVTAERTVTAVKLLDEEMKGRIIGKEGRNIQALQRATGVDILVDDTPGMIILSSFDPIRRQIARISLENLMKDGRIHPGRIEEVVDKAEKQLDKDIMRTGEDAAREVGVTGIPKEMLHLLGELKYRTSYGQNVLMHSTEMAHMAGLIAEEIGANVRVTKIATLLHDVGKAVTHKVEGKHHHIGAELARKYGMSEDIVHAIEAHHDDIEATTPEALVVRVCDALSAARPGARNISAENFVERMRDLENVATSFKGIDKAYAISAGREVRVIVSPKSIDDLSAIKLARDIATKIESTMQYPGTIKVNVIRETRAIEFAK
- a CDS encoding class E sortase; the protein is MLYIERSKNMHIKGIVTSVIILVLLLSGIYILLLSFAPSLTSQQITGRAPDATQKKLEQAPSPVTGDRLYIPQINVDVAIVTGTTEAALEKGAWHRHPENGDPVKGGNFVLSAHRFVMAFTPQGVAEKSPFYNIDKLNVGDKIFVDFQMKRYAYEIKRKYAVKPNAVEIENPSQDAKMTLYSCTLGGSADGRDVIEAVKLGEVSSKQI
- the tsaE gene encoding tRNA (adenosine(37)-N6)-threonylcarbamoyltransferase complex ATPase subunit type 1 TsaE, which gives rise to MQTAVNNEEAMKAFGAVIGGHLSGGEIIDLTGDVGAGKTTLTKGIAAGLGIEEDVQSPSFTISRVYDARNGLRLAHYDFYRLHNAGIMHDELAETVMDNKTVTIIEWSDVVKSVLPSDHISIHITSPEEHVRHLNITAHGELSQMLVEKLV
- the tsaB gene encoding tRNA (adenosine(37)-N6)-threonylcarbamoyltransferase complex dimerization subunit type 1 TsaB encodes the protein MILLLDTSTPLCKLSLIDGDWQYDDEWQADRTLADNLLRYLNDQLQKNKKTFQDIKAIGVFKGPGSFTGLRIGLTVLNTIADSESIPIVGVTGDEWQDLACMRLSKNENDVLVTPLYGSEAHITTPRK
- a CDS encoding NUDIX hydrolase, whose translation is MEHTYTDQERQKWLQTLPKRVSSATLIIENENGQVIVEKAHYKRYWTFPGGIIDPGETPKQAAVRETREEIGLTIDPELVSFVAVATRVSEIAETYQFIFHTIVQSSVLAQVVLQDSEIEAWDVVTKEQVADVGDRIYSQAVMHWAEKRTGYIEQSFGRED